The genomic stretch CCCTAAAACGAAAAAAGCCATCGCTGATTATATCTGCTACCCTGATGATGAGCAGCCTAAGCAGAAAGAACCCTTGCAATTATTTAATCCTGTACATCCTTACATGAAAAAGACGATTAAAAATTACGATGTGGTTACTATGCTTGAGCCTATATTTGTGGAAGGTAAGAAAGTCTACGAACTTCCTACACTAGAACAAATTCGCGAATATCACCGGGAGCAAATTAATATGTTCTGGCCGGAATACTTGCGTAAGCTGAATCCGGAAATCTACCGGGTGAACATTAGCCCAGCTGCTTGGAATTTAAAACAAAAAATGATTGCGGACTATATCCATTCCTAAATAAGTCTTACTAAATCATTCTTAGATGAATCGATTTCAATGAATTTTGATATGATTCAAGTGAAATTAATTTATGAAAAAGGTCAAAGGTCGCCGTAAAGGCGGCCTTTTTCAATTGAAGAACACTCTGTGAATTTTACCCGGGAAATATTCACTTCATTTCTCTGAATCATTATTTCTCGGGAAAGCGCACCAGCTGGCATTTCTCGTCAAAATACTATGGACTTAGTCCTAGAGAAGTAGAATTCTGTCCCTGCGTTTCTCACCTTATATATAGGGTAATTTTATTAAATATTTTTGTTATATAACTCATGGAAAATGATAGTAAGTTATGCAACAATGGTGCAAGTATGAGATGGGTAAATAGATCAAGAGGAGAGATGAAGAAATGGGCGAAGTAAACAAACAGACGTTTCAAGCATATATGGTTCGTAAGGATGACAATGGGTTTCGGGCAGGACTGGAAACCGTCACATTAGCTGACTTACCTGAGGCAGATGTTACCGTTAAAGTAGAGTACTCCAGTGTCAATTATAAAGATGGACTAGCTAGCATAGAAGAAGGAAAAGTCGTTCGTGGATATCCGGTTATTCCAGGGATCGATCTCGCAGGGACTGTTACTCAGTCATCGGACGATAGATTCAAAAAAGGAGATAAGGTACTCGCCACAGGTTATGAACTGGGTGTGAAACACTTTGGCGGTTATAGTCCTTATGCGAAAGTGCCTGGAGATTGGCTGGTACCTCTTCCTGAGGGTTTAACAACGAAAGAAGCGATGGCGATTGGTACAGCAGGATTTACGGCAGCGATGTCAGTAGAGAGTCTCCTGCGGACAGGTATAAACCAAAATTCCGGTCCGGTTCTTGTAGCTGGTGCGAGCGGGGGTGTTGGAAGTATGGCAATTTCCATTCTGTCAGCCCTTGGCTTTGAAGTAACCGCAAGTACAGGGAAGAAAGAACAGGAAGAGGAACTACTTCAGAAGCTTGGAGCAACGCAGGTAATTACGCGAGAAGAAGCTTATGAGACGGGAAAAGGTCCTCTATCAGCCGAACGTTATGCAGGGGTAGTCGATCCTGTAGGAGGCAAAATGCTGCAGAGTGTGCTTGGATCTGTGAAATACGGGGGAGGCGTGGCTCTCTCTGGTATGACAGGCGGTTATCAGTTTGAATCCAGTGTCATTCCATTTATTTTACGCGGGGTACAGCTCATCGGTATTGATTCTGTATATTGCCCAGCTGATCGACGTGCTCAGCTTTGGAAACATCTTGGTAAAGAATGGAAACCCAAATCGGCGCTGCAACTGGGTGTAAATGAAATATCGCTGCAAGAATTGCCTGCCACATTAAATCGAATCTTGGATGGCAAAGCGGTAGGACGTACTGTTGTGAAGTTGTCATAGATGTCATAGAATAAGAAGATTAACAGAGTACGATAAAAAAGAGATATACAAGTGAGCTAAGCTCGCTTCTACATCTAGTAAACAAACAAGGCAACGGATGCTAGCGACAGTTGCCTTGTTTTTATATTTTAATTCGTTAACTGCTTATATATTTCAAATCATTAACTATTCCTGTATTTAAATTTGTTAACTATTTTTATATATCTCTCGCATAATATGACGCAATTCTGGAGCAATAATTCGGGTAATGGCGAGCTTGACTGCACCTCTCGACCCTGGCATAGAAAATACAGCTTTCGAACCGATTGTACCCGCAACCGCTCTGCTTAGAATAGCAGCTGTGCCGATATCCTCAGTAAAACTAAGGTATCGGAATATTTCCCCGAATCCGGGAAGTTCCTTGTCGAGCAAAGAGTGTACTGCTTCGTACGTATTGTCACGCGGTGAAATTCCCGTTCCCCCAGTTAATAAGATAGCTTCGATATCATCTCTCATTACCGCTTGATGAATCACGGACTGTATAGTAGCCGTCTCATCCGGGATAATGATATAATCGACAACAGCGTAGCCGTTTGTAAGAAGAAGTTCCTGCATGAGCTGTCCGCCGGTATCTGTATCTAAGGTACGCGTATCCGATACCGTAATGACCATACAGTTTACACTCGATGGCGCCTCCTGTTTGTGCTCTTCGACAGAATTCATAAAGATCAATCCTCCAAATTCAAGATATGAATCTACTTTAGACGATTACTTCATCAGACGCAAACGAAGCGAATATTTGTCCGTATTACAAAGAGAGAAGAAGCAGCTACTTAGTGATTAACAAGAAAATGATTTACTCTATGAGTAAAAAGAGAATGCACCAGATGGGAAGGAAGTAGGAAAGATGATATCCGAGCTAACAACGAATAATAAGACCATACCTGTATATATTTTATCTGGGTTTTTAGGAAGTGGAAAAACAACATTACTCGTGAAGCTGCTTGCGTATTGGAAAAGTAAAGGGATGACCCCTGCCGTTGTAATGAATGAGCTGGGGGAGGTTAACCTAGACGGTGAAATCATTGGCAAAGATGTAAGCATGGCTGAAATACTCGGAGGATGTATTTGTTGTTCTGTACGGGGTGACCTTGCTCCACAGCTCGTGGAGTTGGTACAGATTTCATCTCCCGATGTGATTGTGATTGAAGCAACGGGAGCCGCGAATCCCGTAGAAATTTTAGACGGGATTGCAGATACGTCCTTATATGTGAAACTTCAGATCCGGGAATTAATCTCTGTTGTAGACAGTATTCACTTGCTCGATACGTACAGGAAGCAGAAGGGAAAAACGTTCCGATTGATGCAAGAGCAGATTCGCGCTGCTTCTCAATTGCTGCTGAACAAAATTGACCTTGTCACGGAAGAGGAACGTCAGGAGCTGGTAGAATGTTTACGCAGGTGGAATCCGCATGCTGAGATTCATCTAACGAACTACTGTGCCACTCCCCCTACTGCGATCTTAAGAGAGAATGAACTCCCTGGAGTGTCTGCCGATCACCGTTCTGTATCTGCAGAAGAGGAGAATCATGAGAGTTCAGAATCTAATCGCACTCATTCACATGATCATGTAATGGCCTATACGCATTATTTCTCAAAACCCATTAATAGTGTACAGTTCGAGTCATGGCTAAAGCAGTTGCCAAGAGATATTTACCGTGCAAAAGGAATTGTTACTTTTTCGGATACCAACAGTCGATTTTTGTTCCAGTTCGCTTATCGCGAAGCCGACTTCACGAAGCTTCGAAGCAGCGATCGTTTAGAAGATGTAGGTGTTTTTATCGGAGAACATTTCTCAAAAACAGAGATAGAGCAGTCATTACGGCAGCTGGAAACGAATGAAGAAACCGCGGAATGAAAAATATAACATAAAAAGTCGAATCATAAGTATTGTCATTGCATATTGATTAGCGTATCCGTTCTTCGGGTAATAGAAGAACAAATAGCGAATACACGGAGGTATATCATAATGACATTGACAAACTTAGAGATTGAAAAACAAACCAAAATTGCAGCATGTATTGAAGCAATGAACGCGTGTAATAAATGCTATGTATCCAGCTTAAAAGAATATGATTTAGCTTCCCTATGTGAAAGCATGAAATATAATAAAGAAGCAGCGGAAATCTGCAGTTTTGCAGCAGCAGCGCTTAGCCGTGGAACGGTATTCGAACAAGAGATTTTGGCTCTTGTCGTAAAAGCTTGTGAGCAATGTGCCAATGAAAGCGAGAAATTTGAACATACACATTGCCAAAGCAGTGCAGAAGCATGCCGCCGATGTGCAGAGATCTGCTCGACAGTGAGCATAGCTGTATGATGTGTTGTTTCCTTTAATATGTGAGCACGGAAGAGAAAAAGCAGAAGAAGGAGTCAGATCCTTATTCTGCTTTTTTTGTGGGTTTCTGTGAAATTTTACTATCCGTTTATATTTAATTACTATAAACTTGTCTCTAACATAACTTAAAGACGTAGGAACTAGGAA from Paenibacillus polygoni encodes the following:
- a CDS encoding four-helix bundle copper-binding protein gives rise to the protein MTLTNLEIEKQTKIAACIEAMNACNKCYVSSLKEYDLASLCESMKYNKEAAEICSFAAAALSRGTVFEQEILALVVKACEQCANESEKFEHTHCQSSAEACRRCAEICSTVSIAV
- a CDS encoding CobW family GTP-binding protein — its product is MISELTTNNKTIPVYILSGFLGSGKTTLLVKLLAYWKSKGMTPAVVMNELGEVNLDGEIIGKDVSMAEILGGCICCSVRGDLAPQLVELVQISSPDVIVIEATGAANPVEILDGIADTSLYVKLQIRELISVVDSIHLLDTYRKQKGKTFRLMQEQIRAASQLLLNKIDLVTEEERQELVECLRRWNPHAEIHLTNYCATPPTAILRENELPGVSADHRSVSAEEENHESSESNRTHSHDHVMAYTHYFSKPINSVQFESWLKQLPRDIYRAKGIVTFSDTNSRFLFQFAYREADFTKLRSSDRLEDVGVFIGEHFSKTEIEQSLRQLETNEETAE
- a CDS encoding MogA/MoaB family molybdenum cofactor biosynthesis protein; the encoded protein is MFMNSVEEHKQEAPSSVNCMVITVSDTRTLDTDTGGQLMQELLLTNGYAVVDYIIIPDETATIQSVIHQAVMRDDIEAILLTGGTGISPRDNTYEAVHSLLDKELPGFGEIFRYLSFTEDIGTAAILSRAVAGTIGSKAVFSMPGSRGAVKLAITRIIAPELRHIMREIYKNS
- a CDS encoding acrylyl-CoA reductase family protein produces the protein MGEVNKQTFQAYMVRKDDNGFRAGLETVTLADLPEADVTVKVEYSSVNYKDGLASIEEGKVVRGYPVIPGIDLAGTVTQSSDDRFKKGDKVLATGYELGVKHFGGYSPYAKVPGDWLVPLPEGLTTKEAMAIGTAGFTAAMSVESLLRTGINQNSGPVLVAGASGGVGSMAISILSALGFEVTASTGKKEQEEELLQKLGATQVITREEAYETGKGPLSAERYAGVVDPVGGKMLQSVLGSVKYGGGVALSGMTGGYQFESSVIPFILRGVQLIGIDSVYCPADRRAQLWKHLGKEWKPKSALQLGVNEISLQELPATLNRILDGKAVGRTVVKLS